A single region of the Triticum dicoccoides isolate Atlit2015 ecotype Zavitan chromosome 2B, WEW_v2.0, whole genome shotgun sequence genome encodes:
- the LOC119360645 gene encoding uncharacterized protein LOC119360645, whose amino-acid sequence MPACSGFTGSNPGSGFGQTRRRERLVGAVTEEGSLMTRAPLRARRPSGHLLDEMRRTTTQRWGPRHRTDQAPGSGAVAVDRLSALPDALLHHIMSFLKAWEAVPTCVLARRWRHLWESVPFVDLRLRYMSRDGDPPQEFCDFMHRFFLLRDVSVPVDTLRLQPSDEDAGFNEEDASIWIRTALKRKARVIHLAGHHKRAASLDGVPFVSCHLKILKLSYARLDDSILRQLSASCKSLEELDLKDCLVTSPGIVSASLKTLIMLKCKFNSGFSIAAPNLVLLRLITPYVQVPSFTDFGSLVTATILLDDHFLSNECEHISDKDDCDETTDDGGNDDKRSYRIHDASSLSDDDDAFDKFGYGYGFPEERYGHSRYKDNYNYGSDIDSDDNTNEYGEIANDAKYGYKGKGKLSSEDGNYGKISGGNYTSNNILGGHHMLESLSTATSLELLTDAGEVVLTRELRRRPTFSNLKTLSLGEWCMAADFDALIFLLQHSPNIKRLFLQLKLNFSTRKALETGIKLQGRPFTCKELRMVKIKCSKDDGRVHTLAHMFRANGIPLENIYVRRSGNAYLRGQKFMRDLAKQELDECGDDWM is encoded by the exons GCCATCTGCTCGACGAAATGCGCCGGACGACCACCCAGCGCTGGGGGCCGCGCCATCGCACCGACCAGGCGCCAGGCTCCGGCGCCGTCGCAGTCGACCGCCTCAGCGCCCTCCCGGACGCGCTCCTGCACCACATCATGTCGTTCCTCAAGGCGTGGGAGGCGGTGCCCACCTGCGTGCTCGCGCGCCGGTGGCGCCACCTCTGGGAGTCCGTGCCCTTCGTCGACCTCCGCTTGCGCTACATGAGCCGCGACGGCGACCCTCCGCAGGAGTTTTGTGACTTCATGCACCGCTTCTTCCTCCTCCGCGATGTGTCGGTGCCGGTGGACACGCTCCGCCTGCAGCCCAGCGACGAGGACGCCGGCTTCAACGAGGAGGACGCCAGCATCTGGATTAGGACTGCTCTCAAGCGCAAGGCGCGGGTTATTCATCTTGCTGGGCATCACAAGAGAGCCGCGTCGTTGGATGGTGTGCCCTTTGTTTCGTGCCACCTCAAGATCTTGAAGTTGTCCTACGCCAGGCTCGATGACAGTATCCTCCGACAGCTTTCTGCCAGTTGCAAATCCTTGGAAGAACTGGATCTCAAGGATTGCTTGGTGACAAGCCCTGGGATTGTGTCCGCCTCTTTGAAGACCTTAATCATGCTTAAGTGCAAGTTCAATTCGGGCTTCTCCATTGCAGCTCCCAACCTCGTACTTCTGCGCCTCATCACACCTTATGTCCAAGTTCCGTCATTTACCGACTTTGGGTCACTGGTCACAGCCACTATCTTACTTGATGACCATTTCTTGAGCAATGAATGTGAACACATCAGCGATAAAGATGACTGTGATGAAACTACTGATGACGGCGGCAATGATGATAAGAGGAGCTATAGGATTCATGATGCCTCttccttgagtgatgatgatgatgcttttGATAAGTTTGGATATGGATATGGTTTTCCTGAAGAAAGATATGGGCACAGTCGTTACAAGGATAATTATAATTATGGTAGCGATATTGATAGTGATGACAATACCAATGAATACGGTGAGATCGCAAACGATGCAAAGTATGGCTATAAAGGTAAAGGGAAGCTTTCCAGTGAAGATGGTAACTATGGAAAAATCAGTGGTGGAAATTATACTAGTAATAATATTCTAGGTGGCCATCATATGCTTGAGAGCCTTTCCACAGCTACGAGTTTGGAGTTGTTAACTGATGCTGGAGAG GTGGTTCTGACTAGGGAATTGAGAAGGCGTCCAACTTTTAGCAACCTGAAGACCCTGTCCCTTGGTGAATGGTGTATGGCTGCTGATTTCGATGCATTAATTTTCTTGCTACAGCATTCACCTAATATAAAGAGGCTTTTTCTCCAACTCAAATTG AACTTCAGCACAAGGAAGGCATTGGAAACAGGTATCAAACTACAGGGAAGACCATTTACTTGCAAAGAACTTAGAATGGTGAAGATCAAATGTTCAAAGGATGATGGGAGAGTCCACACCTTGGCACATATGTTCAGGGCAAATGGTATACCACTAGAGAATATTTATGTGCGTCGGAGCGGGAATGCTT ATCTCCGTGGCCAGAAGTTTATGAGGGACCTCGCCAAGCAAG